The genome window aaatcgaaaaaaccaactcgaaccgaacccaaaccggaaaaaaccggaaaaaaaccaagccaaactggttgaaccggtttttttcctaaaaaactaaatcgaactgaaaccggtcggtttgaaccggtttcggttttttaaaaaaaaaattcgatttcgttattttttttttataaaaaccgaaccgaacaaaaaatgatcacccctataaGTTATggatgaaagaaaaattgattccTGATTAGTgtcattgaatttattaaatattatctttttaatgttgCCTAATCAGTTTCAttgaatcattttaaatttattgattctgTAAATTCAATGAATtgtaaaagatttaattttgcaTCTCTGCCCTTAGGTATAAATAGAGGTGGAAAgagttcattttatatatataaatatgactCTCCTTTCTTCTTTGCTCTTATTAATGTTCGAAATTGTTTAGTAAAACTAATGATATATTTTCAGAATTTCAGATTggaagtgtattttttttaaaagtgttgttgaaattttaatagGTTAAATACACTTAGATTGTTTGTTTCAATTGATGAGCAATTTAActttaataacaaataatataatccTGCAAATATTATGTCTTTCATACACACAATTTTCttatgaattatattatttactaaagttaaattgttattaaagtaataattttcatatacaaataatataaatgctCAATTTATTACAAttagataataattttctttcttgcatTATTCTGATCTGAAATTCTGAAAATATATCATTAGTTTTACTAAACAATTTCGAACATTAATAAGCTGATTACGGAATAAGAAAATCAGCTAAGGGAAATGTAATAAacataacacaattaaaaaataaaattacacggtgaataattataaaaaaacattaaaaaattcatggtgaaaacattgtttatatgaatagagaaccactttattttttttatatttgtattctTGTTTTTGATTTCCATTTAACTATTCTAATTTGGTTTTACAAAATTAATACTCATTAAACCATGAAATaacatttgaaattataaatagttaaccaccttaattttttttcccagtcacatcttttttttttttattgtatgttttttttttattcaaggcAATATGAGatagaagaaatattaaaaaaaataaaaaaaaatacaacatataAAAAGACAATCTATTGTGTGTTGCAATAATTAcccataatatattttttttctttagtttttgttttctctgttgattttttttatttttaatttaatcattttctatTAAGTTAACTTAGAATTAGGTTTCATTTGTTTCAGTTGATTTTATAAGGGGCTCTTgcaatgttaaaattaagttttaatgtTGAATTAATGCTCGATTTGgcttaataaaatttaattttattaattcaaagcAATTAAAACTTTAGAGATCCAATTTCAAacttaaacaaatattcaatcatttttgttaAGAGAACATATTTTCTCAACTTTCTATTCAATTTTTGGGTTGAATCAacaaatttgttattatttattagtaaatatatttcttgatttattttattgaatatacatataaatttttttaatgtgcaattaaaatttttcttgatgGTACAAACACCATTAACAAAGTGTATactttttttgcattttaaaaaaaaaattacatctcACAGCGTAGCGGAGAATCAAgctaaatatatgtttggtttgGAGGTGTGgtgtggtgatttttttttaaaggtataaCCTTTTTAAAGTACATACCATACCtcacaaaagtaaaaaatatatgttttttatgtgggtttcataaaaaaaagtcaccACGCCTTCAAACCAAACACACAAGTGTGTGCTTGGTTTGGAGGcgtggtgatttttttaaaaagatataaccTTTTTAAAGCACAAACAATACCTTACAAATGTAAAAAATACATGCTTTTATGtggtttctataaaaaaaaagttaccacACCTTCAAACCAAAGACCCgattctaattataaaatttaggcACGAACTCCTTCAGAAATTTGATAGTTAGGAAGCTCCTAGGGTCTGCTAGCTGAAAATTGTAAGCCCTTGTTATATACTCTGTTTACTTCACCCACCAAGCACTGGATTGTCTAATGTTGTCAGCTAATGCTGTGAATGTGCCGGCTGAATATggaaaattttggtttttttctctttggtaTGTAGGGAATTTCCAGGCGGTCATCTTTCTGTCACTATTCTGTTGCTTTCTTTACTCAGATCCTTCTTGTCAATTAATTCAATATGGAAGATAATCATTGACAATCAACAGTTTTTTGGAGTATTAGCGGATCCCCCAAGATAAAGGCTGTCCCATAAACATTCAATTGGTTGAAGCATTTCAAACTACTCTCTACAATCCTAAGACCACCTAACAAAAGGAGAGCAAAAATTCTGAGGGCTGAGAGAAGAATTAAAGATTTATTAGTGAAGACGAGGATGGAAGTTGCAGAGGAACATGCCCTTCACCATTTTAGTCATCAACATCCTTTGGGGCGTCCCATAGCCCCTTCCACTGGAAACATTACCTGTGATGGATGCAGCCTCCGAATATTGCCTGGAAAGGACTTCTATAACTGCAAAACCTGCTCGTTTTTTCTTCACCGCGTATGTTCCAATATGCCAAGAAAAACCCGACACCCTGCACATCCAGATCACTATCTAACCCTTTTGGTTTCACCTCCATTGGACAATAGCAACTTCAAGTGTGAGGCTTGTGGAGATCACATCACTGGCTTCTGCTACAATGTTACCGAGTCTAACATTTACTATCACATCTTATGCTCAGTACTGCCTATCTCGGTTATCACCTATTCCCATCCTCACGCTCTCAAAATAGAATTTTCACCTCCATATGACTTCAGTTGCGATCTATGCAAGAATCCAAGTTCTAAGGGTTGGTTGTATAGATGTAGCTTTTGCGAGTTTGATACGCATATTGCTTGTGccatttccaataaaaaagcaGAACCTGTGCCGCTGCTTGATACTTTAACAAGGCAGATCATGGAGGCCGACCGAAAGATAGATTATGGAAGCCAGAGTAATGAACTAATGCAGCTAATTGTACTGGGAGTTGAAAGGGATATTGAAAGGAATGACCAAGAAGTTGTCAGCACTGCAGTGGCTGGATGGGATGAGAGATTGCACAGCCCCAAAGAGCAACACAGCGTAAAAATCAAAGGGATTGAACGATTTGGTTTGACTCATTTAGAACCATACTCGCCTAACATTCCTCCAAGTCCAGAAGACCGATCTCGACATCAGGATCCATCAACCCAAATTTCTGAAGACATGACAGTCGCAAGTTATCAATTCAGTGAGATGTGTTTTTCGATAGATTTGCTCAAGTCTTATCCTAGTGCTGATCACCACCCATATTCTACAAATATGGAAGCCAGTTctcaatatataaaagatgTTCCTAGAGTTGAAGCAAAGATCAAGTCAGACAATGTGGCAATGCCACAAGGAGTCCAAAAACACCGTTATCCTAACATGCCAGTGACTGATCCCCTTTATAGAGGTCCGAATAACTGGTATAATGAAGCATTCTTAGGCCAAACTGGGGAAAAGATAATAGCTACTGGATACGAGAGCAGGGCAGGCATTAAAGATCAGAGTCCTAAATCAAATATGGTAAGTTCTCTGATAACAaaagcatgtttttttgttaccctgtttttattttcctgttaCAGTAAGAcacttttttttacatgattatCAAACCTTTACTATTTATCCTGTAACATTGGCCATCTTCAAACTAAATAGAAGTCCATAGATCAACTATCTATAAAGCATCATGCGTGCCTGTTTACACACAGTatgcaaatgaaagaaaacGTATGATTTTTCTGCCCTTTATCTTGCAGAAGAGTTCAAGGTATTCATGTTGCTGGAAGCTTCTTCCTTACTTCTATCGTTCAAGATATGAGAAATGTTCTAAAAGTTTCAAGATTGGAGGCCTATGAAAATCGATGTGGGGTCGGAGTGGCTTTTAATCAAGAGTTTGTACTTATGATCTGTCGGATAATGTTAAAGCCAGTATATTATTTGTGAAAAATCTGTCAGCAAACAAAGGTTTTAAACATTGATTGCCAGCAGAGATGCAAAATCATTTTCCTTGAagtaatttaacaaataaaacaagGTGTGTGATGTTAAAAAATCCATggaacttcatttttctttttctttttttgagtcTCCAAAGAATGAAGATGGCGATGAACTACAGTAACTAGTTGTCTTTGCAGAGTTCTTCTCCTGTATCTTCTTGCCTTTCTGAGGAGATATAGGTTCGTTGACGAAGAGCAAATCCTGAAAGGAACTTCCATATGTCAATTCTATACTTCTTTGAAATGACATGGCATAGTTGGTGGTgatttaactttgtttatttCGGAAACTGACATGGATAAGCAAACGACAGAGAACAAAGTCGAACGTAAGATAATTAACACAATCAGGCCATGGACGGCATGATTAAGATATTA of Populus trichocarpa isolate Nisqually-1 chromosome 16, P.trichocarpa_v4.1, whole genome shotgun sequence contains these proteins:
- the LOC7484025 gene encoding uncharacterized protein LOC7484025; amino-acid sequence: MEVAEEHALHHFSHQHPLGRPIAPSTGNITCDGCSLRILPGKDFYNCKTCSFFLHRVCSNMPRKTRHPAHPDHYLTLLVSPPLDNSNFKCEACGDHITGFCYNVTESNIYYHILCSVLPISVITYSHPHALKIEFSPPYDFSCDLCKNPSSKGWLYRCSFCEFDTHIACAISNKKAEPVPLLDTLTRQIMEADRKIDYGSQSNELMQLIVLGVERDIERNDQEVVSTAVAGWDERLHSPKEQHSVKIKGIERFGLTHLEPYSPNIPPSPEDRSRHQDPSTQISEDMTVASYQFSEMCFSIDLLKSYPSADHHPYSTNMEASSQYIKDVPRVEAKIKSDNVAMPQGVQKHRYPNMPVTDPLYRGPNNWYNEAFLGQTGEKIIATGYESRAGIKDQSPKSNMKSSRYSCCWKLLPYFYRSRYEKCSKSFKIGGL